From the genome of Solidesulfovibrio carbinolicus, one region includes:
- a CDS encoding nucleotide-binding protein, protein MNDNPVSAPTAARLSLGSWNASPQGQLGSDDQPGLPVRKIAFAGKGGVGKTALAALFGDWLARSGQDVTLIDADTALSLGAACGLEPAALPASLAEREDLVRERIGDGVYLNLTPRADDLPEAIRVAVPVGDGPLYGPRPGDKRLLVMGGVSGGGAGCACAAGHLLQAMLAHVLTARDVWTLIDCEAGVEHLGRGTVADVDALCVVSEASARSLAVAGRVAAMAGQLGLTRQVLVVTGVDQAGLAALAALPPTLPDVRVAFPFLPGLAARQATTGNVLSLPEGGLADAACAALAEALGRV, encoded by the coding sequence ATGAACGACAATCCTGTAAGCGCCCCGACCGCAGCCCGTTTGTCCCTGGGTTCCTGGAACGCCTCGCCGCAGGGCCAGCTTGGTTCAGACGACCAGCCCGGGCTACCGGTCAGAAAAATCGCCTTTGCCGGCAAGGGCGGCGTCGGCAAGACCGCCCTGGCCGCGCTTTTCGGCGACTGGCTGGCCCGGTCGGGTCAGGACGTGACGCTTATTGACGCCGACACGGCCCTGTCGCTGGGCGCGGCTTGCGGCCTGGAGCCGGCCGCCTTGCCCGCCTCCCTGGCCGAGCGCGAGGATCTCGTGCGGGAGCGCATCGGCGACGGCGTGTATCTCAACCTGACGCCCCGGGCCGATGATCTGCCCGAGGCCATCCGCGTCGCCGTCCCGGTGGGCGACGGCCCGCTGTACGGACCGCGCCCCGGAGACAAACGACTTCTGGTCATGGGCGGGGTCAGCGGCGGCGGCGCGGGTTGCGCCTGCGCCGCCGGCCATCTGCTCCAGGCCATGCTGGCCCATGTCCTGACCGCCCGGGATGTTTGGACGCTTATCGACTGCGAAGCCGGGGTGGAGCACCTGGGCCGGGGCACGGTGGCCGATGTGGACGCCTTGTGCGTGGTCAGCGAAGCCTCGGCCCGGTCCCTGGCCGTGGCCGGACGGGTTGCGGCCATGGCCGGCCAGCTCGGGCTGACCCGGCAAGTCCTGGTTGTCACCGGGGTCGATCAGGCCGGGCTGGCCGCATTGGCCGCCCTGCCGCCAACGCTGCCGGATGTCCGGGTCGCCTTCCCTTTCCTGCCGGGGTTGGCCGCCCGGCAGGCGACCACGGGCAACGTGCTGTCCCTGCCCGAGGGCGGCCTGGCCGACGCCGCCTGCGCCGCCTTGGCCGAGGCCCTGGGGCGGGTCTAA
- a CDS encoding manganese-dependent inorganic pyrophosphatase produces MAVYVVGHKNPDTDSVAAAIAVADLMNKSQSMGAIAAAQGPLNPESAFVLEKFGVAAPEIVTDATDKKIILVDHSDLAQSLENLSKGELIGIYDHHKLGDVTTSNPLDILVKAVGCSCTVVKMMYDCAKVEISKPMAGIMLCAILSDTVMFKSPTCTPADKEAVEALAKIAGVADYMALGVEMFKIKSAVGGTPAKDLVFRDYKDFDMGGKKVGIGQLEVVDLSILEPVKADLLAECKKVKAEGRHSVFLLLTDIMKEGSEMLIVSDDPSYVTKAFGVEVKGDSVWLDGVLSRKKQVVPPFEKAFA; encoded by the coding sequence ATGGCTGTTTACGTCGTTGGTCACAAAAATCCGGATACCGATTCCGTCGCCGCCGCCATTGCCGTTGCCGATCTCATGAACAAGTCCCAGAGCATGGGCGCCATCGCCGCCGCTCAGGGTCCGCTCAATCCCGAAAGCGCCTTTGTGCTCGAAAAGTTCGGCGTGGCCGCTCCGGAGATCGTCACCGACGCCACCGACAAGAAGATCATCCTGGTCGACCACTCCGATCTGGCCCAGAGCCTGGAGAACCTTTCCAAGGGCGAACTCATCGGCATCTACGACCACCACAAGCTGGGCGATGTGACCACCTCCAATCCCCTGGACATCCTGGTCAAGGCCGTTGGCTGCTCCTGCACCGTGGTCAAGATGATGTACGACTGCGCCAAGGTCGAGATCTCCAAGCCCATGGCCGGCATCATGCTGTGCGCCATCCTGTCCGACACCGTCATGTTCAAGTCGCCGACCTGCACCCCGGCCGACAAGGAAGCCGTCGAGGCCCTGGCCAAGATCGCTGGCGTGGCCGACTACATGGCTCTGGGCGTCGAGATGTTCAAGATCAAGTCCGCCGTGGGCGGCACCCCGGCCAAGGACCTCGTTTTCCGCGACTACAAGGACTTCGACATGGGCGGCAAGAAGGTTGGCATCGGCCAGCTCGAAGTCGTCGACCTGTCCATCCTTGAGCCGGTCAAGGCCGACCTGTTGGCCGAGTGCAAGAAGGTCAAGGCCGAAGGCCGCCACAGCGTCTTCCTGCTTTTGACCGACATCATGAAGGAAGGTTCCGAGATGCTGATCGTCTCCGACGATCCCAGCTACGTGACCAAGGCCTTCGGCGTCGAAGTGAAAGGCGATTCCGTGTGGCTCGACGGCGTGCTGTCCCGCAAGAAGCAGGTCGTTCCGCCCTTCGAGAAGGCTTTCGCCTAG
- a CDS encoding PTS sugar transporter subunit IIC, protein MCSSFRFAVNAALLERPLVIGLAWGLCQGDLPAALSLCIFYELFWLDGIPAGTHIPPNAAAATLAGLSLMHVFSLTTPAEALCVAGATSVLARLFSGLEGAQRVVENIVFSRYAAARQRQRAPFEPGKLVRRALVNTVVIQGLVFAVALAGLIALFAVALPMVWPYLASSRASWGQLWILGSLGAVLSLRYRPAYAALAGGMGLAVAWRFF, encoded by the coding sequence CTGTGCTCCTCGTTCCGCTTTGCCGTAAACGCCGCCCTGCTGGAACGCCCCCTGGTCATCGGCCTGGCCTGGGGCCTGTGCCAGGGCGATTTGCCCGCCGCCCTTAGTCTCTGCATCTTCTACGAGCTTTTCTGGCTCGACGGCATTCCCGCCGGCACCCACATCCCGCCCAACGCCGCCGCCGCCACCCTGGCCGGATTGTCGCTTATGCACGTCTTTTCCCTGACCACCCCGGCCGAGGCCCTGTGCGTGGCCGGGGCCACCTCGGTCTTGGCCCGGCTGTTTTCCGGCCTGGAAGGGGCCCAGCGAGTGGTGGAGAACATCGTCTTTTCCCGCTACGCCGCCGCCCGCCAGCGCCAGCGCGCCCCATTTGAGCCGGGTAAGCTGGTCCGTCGGGCCTTGGTCAACACCGTGGTCATCCAGGGGCTGGTCTTTGCCGTGGCCCTGGCCGGCCTTATTGCCCTTTTTGCGGTGGCCCTGCCCATGGTGTGGCCGTATCTTGCGTCCTCCCGGGCGAGCTGGGGGCAGCTGTGGATTCTCGGCAGCCTGGGGGCGGTCTTGTCCCTGCGCTACCGTCCGGCCTACGCCGCCCTGGCCGGCGGCATGGGCCTGGCCGTGGCTTGGCGTTTTTTCTAG
- a CDS encoding PTS sugar transporter subunit IIB, with protein sequence MAFVRIDNRLVHGQIIETWLPFTHASRIVVVNDDLAADHLRQEIMSLAIPDGVAIVFLPVADLAGYFSHAPLDLPEALILFASCRDAQVAYEYGFDFANLNLGNLHYAPGKRQVCPHVALSKEDESCLDFFRDKGVRLDYRCVPGDPAQPRI encoded by the coding sequence ATGGCCTTCGTGCGCATCGACAACCGCCTCGTTCATGGCCAGATCATCGAGACCTGGCTGCCGTTTACCCACGCCAGCCGGATCGTGGTGGTCAACGACGACTTGGCCGCCGATCATCTCCGCCAGGAGATCATGTCCCTGGCCATCCCCGACGGCGTGGCCATTGTGTTTCTGCCCGTGGCCGATCTGGCCGGCTATTTCAGCCATGCGCCCCTGGACCTGCCCGAGGCGCTGATCCTGTTCGCCAGTTGCCGCGATGCCCAGGTCGCCTACGAATACGGGTTCGATTTCGCCAACTTGAACCTTGGCAATCTCCACTACGCCCCGGGCAAGAGGCAAGTCTGTCCCCATGTGGCCCTGTCCAAGGAAGACGAATCCTGTCTGGATTTTTTCCGGGACAAGGGCGTGCGGCTGGACTACCGTTGCGTGCCGGGCGACCCGGCCCAGCCCAGGATCTGA
- a CDS encoding PTS sugar transporter subunit IIA encodes MNAEPLKDAPVGVVVVTHTDYGSRLIAAAEFILGPQQHCQAVSVDLTKAVDESLAALKAAIKDTDQGGGVLVLTDMFGGTPTNMSLSLLGSGQLEVLTGVNLPMLIKILGSRTRPLQTLAVEAKQAGCQGIVVAGEVLRKKVAEG; translated from the coding sequence ATGAATGCCGAGCCCCTCAAGGACGCGCCCGTTGGCGTGGTGGTCGTCACCCACACCGACTACGGGTCGCGGCTCATTGCCGCCGCCGAGTTCATCCTCGGCCCCCAGCAGCACTGCCAGGCCGTCAGCGTCGATCTGACCAAGGCCGTGGACGAATCCCTGGCCGCGCTGAAGGCCGCCATCAAGGATACCGACCAGGGCGGCGGGGTGCTGGTGCTGACCGACATGTTCGGCGGCACGCCCACCAACATGAGCCTGTCGCTTCTGGGTTCGGGCCAGCTTGAGGTCCTCACCGGCGTCAATTTGCCCATGCTCATCAAAATTTTGGGTTCGCGCACCCGTCCCCTGCAAACCCTGGCCGTGGAGGCCAAGCAGGCCGGTTGCCAGGGCATCGTCGTGGCTGGCGAGGTGCTGCGCAAAAAGGTGGCCGAGGGGTAG
- the rapZ gene encoding RNase adapter RapZ has product MEHAARELPVVILTGLSGSGKSTALRVFEDLGFFCVDGLPVSLVPKLMSLFDDKGGQRYKGLALGMDVRQADLDTDWGATLAEVRRKQDLTQIIFFEADNGEIIRRYATTRRPHPLESAERGLEQAVVAERERMRPLRDAADMVLDTTHFTIHDLRRKLQEKWASIRPTAGTLKVHVMSFGFKYGPPSEADMVFDLRFLPNPYFNKELRERTGKEAAVRDYVLAEEPGREFLRRLTEFLLYLLPLYAKEGRYRLTLAFGCTGGRHRSVAVAESVFDTLSKAGYNISLEHRHIERG; this is encoded by the coding sequence ATGGAACATGCGGCCAGGGAACTCCCCGTCGTTATCTTGACCGGCCTGTCCGGGTCCGGAAAATCCACAGCCCTTCGCGTCTTCGAGGACCTGGGTTTTTTTTGCGTGGACGGGTTGCCGGTCAGCCTCGTGCCCAAGCTCATGAGCCTTTTCGACGACAAGGGCGGCCAGCGCTACAAAGGCCTGGCCCTGGGCATGGACGTGCGCCAAGCCGACCTCGACACCGACTGGGGCGCGACCCTGGCCGAGGTGCGGCGCAAACAGGACCTCACCCAGATCATCTTTTTCGAGGCCGACAACGGCGAGATCATCCGCCGCTACGCCACTACTCGCCGCCCGCATCCTTTGGAAAGCGCCGAGAGGGGCCTTGAGCAAGCGGTCGTGGCCGAGCGCGAACGCATGCGCCCCCTTCGCGACGCCGCCGACATGGTGCTGGACACCACCCATTTCACCATCCACGATCTGCGCCGCAAGCTCCAGGAGAAATGGGCTTCCATCCGGCCCACCGCCGGAACCCTCAAGGTCCACGTCATGAGCTTCGGCTTCAAGTACGGCCCGCCCTCCGAGGCCGACATGGTTTTCGACCTGCGCTTTTTGCCCAATCCCTATTTCAACAAGGAACTGCGCGAGCGCACGGGCAAGGAAGCGGCGGTGCGCGATTACGTCCTGGCCGAGGAACCGGGCCGGGAGTTTTTGCGCCGGCTGACCGAATTTCTGCTCTATCTGCTCCCGCTGTACGCCAAGGAAGGGCGTTACCGCCTGACCCTGGCCTTTGGCTGTACCGGCGGCCGCCACCGTTCGGTGGCCGTGGCCGAGTCGGTCTTTGACACGCTCTCCAAGGCTGGCTACAATATCTCCCTTGAACATCGGCACATTGAACGCGGCTAG
- a CDS encoding PTS sugar transporter subunit IIA has translation MRLEDYLQPEFVIGNLASESKSEVLAELVAPIKKQWPDFDAKRAHQVLLDRENLGTTGIGDGVAIPHGKMESLERIVIVVGRSLAGVSFDALDFKPCRIFFLVLAPEHVAGLHLRILAHISRLLSDESFRRAFLAAETDEALRQVLAAA, from the coding sequence ATGCGGTTAGAGGACTATCTCCAGCCCGAGTTCGTCATCGGGAATCTTGCGTCGGAGTCCAAGTCCGAAGTGTTGGCCGAGCTCGTGGCCCCCATCAAGAAGCAGTGGCCCGATTTTGACGCCAAACGCGCCCATCAGGTGCTGCTCGACCGGGAAAACCTCGGCACCACGGGCATCGGCGACGGGGTGGCCATTCCCCACGGCAAGATGGAGAGCCTCGAACGCATCGTCATCGTCGTCGGGAGAAGCCTTGCGGGCGTCAGCTTCGATGCGCTGGACTTCAAGCCCTGCCGCATCTTCTTCCTGGTGCTCGCGCCCGAGCATGTCGCGGGCCTGCATTTGCGCATTCTGGCCCACATCTCGCGGCTTTTGTCCGACGAATCCTTCCGGCGGGCCTTTTTGGCCGCCGAAACCGACGAGGCCTTGCGGCAGGTGCTCGCCGCCGCCTAA
- the hpf gene encoding ribosome hibernation-promoting factor, HPF/YfiA family, with translation MNITFNFKNFEPSDHLRDYARKRFEKLGKYTSSTDTSEVQVNLAVEKTRQMADVIFLADNMHISAHETSEDMYSTIDLILDKIEAQAKKFREKQKDRRRQTVEQVRMDVISISEDAAGGRVPTIIETDEYQPKPMAVEEAAMQLEALKYEFLVFINSETERPNVIYRLRNGDFGLIDPGTGA, from the coding sequence ATGAACATCACCTTTAATTTCAAGAATTTCGAGCCGTCTGACCATTTGCGCGATTATGCCAGGAAGCGCTTTGAAAAGCTTGGCAAGTACACCTCGTCCACCGACACCTCGGAAGTCCAGGTCAACCTGGCCGTGGAAAAGACCCGGCAGATGGCCGACGTCATCTTCCTGGCCGACAATATGCATATCTCGGCCCATGAAACCTCCGAGGACATGTACTCCACCATTGACCTGATCCTCGACAAGATCGAGGCTCAGGCCAAGAAGTTCCGCGAGAAGCAAAAGGACCGCCGCCGCCAGACCGTGGAGCAGGTCCGCATGGACGTCATCAGCATCAGCGAGGACGCCGCCGGCGGCCGCGTGCCCACCATCATCGAAACCGACGAGTACCAGCCCAAGCCCATGGCCGTGGAAGAAGCCGCCATGCAGCTTGAGGCCCTCAAGTACGAATTTTTGGTGTTCATCAACTCCGAAACCGAACGGCCCAACGTCATCTACCGCCTGCGCAACGGCGACTTCGGCCTCATCGATCCTGGAACGGGCGCTTAG
- the rpoN gene encoding RNA polymerase factor sigma-54: MALELRQQLKLSQQLVMTPQLQQAIKLLQLSRLELLESVQQELLENPLLEESVEEDRQPERVMVEDNNGPTGADAAIEKELLKNAEWDDYLGDFASTSKQSLSRDLEVPEEGMAFDARLASKPSLDGHLGWQMHLSNFTAKEVEIGETIVGSLNSSGYLRATVEEIAGMANADPAHVEKVLHRLQRFDPVGVAARTPSECLLIQIEVYGYDDPILIELVREHLEDLEKKRYKPLAKKFHLTMEKLKEYLELIQTLDPMPGASYGSGDPIYVSPDAFVYKYGEDFVILLNEEGMPRLGLNMSYTDGSLPRNDKDKDYLQDKMRSAMWLMKSLYQRQRTLYKVLESIVKFQRGFFEDGVTRLRPLILKDVADDISMHESTVSRITSNKYVATPHGIFELKFFFNSALELDDGGTVGSESVKAMIKRIISGENAKKPISDEAIADMLKDELQINIARRTVAKYRTAMGIESSSKRKAVF; this comes from the coding sequence ATGGCCCTGGAACTGCGGCAGCAACTCAAGCTTTCCCAACAGCTGGTGATGACCCCCCAGCTGCAGCAAGCCATCAAGCTCTTGCAGCTGTCGCGGCTGGAGCTGCTTGAAAGCGTGCAGCAGGAGCTTTTGGAAAATCCTCTTCTGGAGGAATCCGTCGAGGAGGACCGCCAGCCCGAACGCGTCATGGTCGAGGACAACAACGGCCCCACGGGAGCCGACGCGGCCATCGAAAAGGAACTGCTCAAAAACGCCGAGTGGGACGACTACCTTGGCGATTTCGCCAGCACGAGCAAGCAGTCCCTGTCCCGCGACCTGGAAGTGCCCGAGGAGGGCATGGCTTTCGACGCCCGTTTGGCCTCCAAGCCGTCCCTCGACGGCCACCTCGGCTGGCAGATGCACCTGTCTAATTTTACGGCCAAGGAAGTCGAGATCGGCGAGACCATCGTCGGCAGCCTCAATTCCTCGGGCTATCTGCGGGCCACGGTGGAGGAAATCGCCGGCATGGCCAACGCCGACCCGGCCCATGTCGAAAAGGTGCTCCACCGTCTCCAGCGCTTCGATCCCGTGGGCGTGGCCGCCCGCACTCCCAGCGAATGCCTGCTCATACAAATCGAGGTCTACGGCTATGACGATCCCATCCTGATCGAACTCGTTCGCGAGCATCTCGAAGACCTCGAAAAGAAGCGCTACAAGCCCCTGGCCAAGAAATTTCACCTGACCATGGAAAAGCTCAAGGAATACCTGGAGCTGATCCAGACCCTCGATCCCATGCCCGGGGCCAGCTATGGTTCGGGCGACCCGATCTACGTCAGCCCGGACGCCTTCGTCTACAAGTACGGCGAGGACTTCGTCATCCTGCTCAACGAGGAGGGGATGCCGCGCCTGGGACTCAACATGTCCTACACCGACGGCAGCCTGCCGCGAAACGACAAGGACAAGGACTACCTCCAGGATAAGATGCGTTCGGCCATGTGGCTCATGAAGAGCCTGTACCAGCGCCAGCGCACGCTTTATAAGGTTTTGGAGAGCATCGTGAAGTTTCAGCGCGGCTTTTTCGAGGACGGCGTGACCCGGCTGCGGCCGCTGATCCTCAAGGACGTGGCCGACGACATCAGCATGCATGAGTCCACCGTCAGCCGCATCACGTCCAACAAGTACGTGGCCACGCCCCACGGCATTTTCGAGCTCAAGTTCTTTTTCAACAGCGCCCTGGAGCTCGACGACGGCGGCACCGTGGGTTCCGAATCGGTCAAGGCCATGATCAAGCGGATTATTTCCGGCGAGAACGCCAAGAAGCCCATCAGCGACGAGGCCATCGCCGACATGCTCAAAGACGAGCTGCAAATCAACATCGCCCGGCGAACCGTGGCCAAGTACCGCACGGCCATGGGAATCGAGTCGTCGTCGAAGCGCAAGGCGGTTTTCTGA
- a CDS encoding KdsC family phosphatase: protein MSEDAKLAIARARDVELLVLDVDGVMTDGGIYVDARGEVIKRFHVHDGLGIKAAQAAGLAVAVISGLDSPAVAARMRELGIEEYHPGHYRKVGVLEGILARAGLAPHQAAFLGDDWVDAGPMELVGLPMAVADAQPEILDLALWVSRRGGGQGAVREAVRYILAAKGRLEAAYQWFLG from the coding sequence ATGTCCGAAGACGCCAAACTGGCCATTGCGCGCGCCCGGGACGTGGAGCTGCTGGTGCTCGACGTTGATGGGGTCATGACCGACGGCGGCATCTACGTCGATGCCCGGGGCGAGGTGATCAAGCGTTTCCATGTCCACGACGGGTTGGGCATCAAGGCGGCCCAGGCGGCGGGACTGGCCGTGGCGGTCATAAGCGGCCTGGACAGCCCGGCCGTGGCCGCCCGGATGCGGGAACTGGGCATCGAGGAGTACCACCCCGGCCACTACCGCAAGGTGGGTGTGCTGGAAGGCATTCTCGCCCGGGCCGGGTTGGCCCCGCATCAGGCCGCCTTTCTCGGCGACGATTGGGTGGACGCCGGCCCCATGGAGCTGGTCGGGCTGCCCATGGCCGTGGCCGACGCCCAGCCGGAGATCCTTGATCTGGCCTTGTGGGTGTCGCGGCGCGGGGGAGGGCAGGGCGCGGTGCGCGAGGCCGTGCGTTATATTTTGGCCGCCAAGGGCCGGTTGGAAGCCGCCTACCAGTGGTTCCTCGGCTGA
- a CDS encoding CTP synthase, with protein MKTKFIFVTGGVLSSLGKGLAAASIGALLQARGLKVTIQKLDPYINVDPGTMNPFQHGEVYVTDDGAETDLDLGHYERYLGVPMSQNNNFTSGRIYFSVIQKERRGDYLGGTVQVIPHITDEIKRSILGVATDEDVAIIEIGGTVGDIEGQPFLEAIRQLRMELGKENALYIHLTLVPYLRTAGEVKTKPTQHSVKELRSIGIQPDIIICRSEVDLARDIKQKIALFCDVDADAVFTAVDVKSIYELPLRLYGEGVDQKIAILLRLPAKNAELEPWRDLMYRLENPVGTVSIAIVGKYVDLKEAYKSLHESLVHGGVHAGVSVNFVYVNSEELTRENVAATLSGIDGILVPGGFGSRGVEGKIASIEYARTKKIPFFGICLGMQCAVIEYARNVLGLDGANSEEFDLTTQHPVIYLMREWYDFRTQTIEHRDPTSDKGGTMRLGAYPCVVAPGTKAAAAYGASEISERHRHRYEFNKAYAGNFEEAGLVLSGLSPDGELVEMVELPDHPWFLGCQFHPEFKSSPMRPHPLFREFVAAAKRHKG; from the coding sequence ATGAAGACCAAGTTTATTTTCGTTACGGGAGGGGTGCTGTCCTCCCTGGGCAAGGGACTCGCCGCCGCCTCCATCGGCGCGCTGCTCCAGGCCCGGGGACTCAAGGTCACCATCCAGAAACTCGATCCCTACATCAACGTCGATCCCGGCACCATGAACCCGTTCCAGCACGGCGAAGTGTACGTCACCGACGACGGGGCCGAAACCGACCTCGACCTCGGGCATTACGAGCGCTACCTCGGCGTGCCCATGAGCCAGAACAACAACTTCACCTCCGGGCGCATCTATTTCAGCGTCATCCAGAAAGAGCGCCGGGGCGACTACCTGGGCGGCACCGTCCAGGTGATCCCCCACATCACCGATGAGATCAAGCGTTCCATCCTGGGCGTCGCCACTGACGAGGATGTGGCCATCATCGAAATCGGCGGCACGGTGGGCGACATCGAGGGCCAGCCCTTCCTGGAGGCCATCCGCCAGCTGCGCATGGAACTGGGCAAGGAAAACGCCCTGTACATCCACCTGACGCTGGTGCCCTACCTGCGCACGGCCGGGGAGGTCAAAACCAAGCCCACCCAGCACAGCGTCAAGGAACTGCGCTCCATCGGCATCCAGCCCGACATCATCATCTGCCGCAGCGAAGTGGATCTGGCCCGGGACATCAAGCAGAAGATCGCGCTTTTTTGCGACGTCGATGCCGACGCCGTGTTCACGGCCGTGGACGTCAAGAGCATCTACGAGCTGCCGCTGCGTCTCTATGGCGAGGGCGTGGACCAAAAAATCGCCATTTTGCTGCGTCTGCCGGCCAAAAACGCCGAACTCGAACCCTGGCGCGACCTCATGTACCGCCTGGAAAACCCGGTCGGCACTGTGTCCATCGCCATCGTCGGCAAGTACGTGGACCTCAAGGAGGCCTACAAGAGCCTTCACGAATCCCTGGTCCACGGCGGCGTCCACGCCGGGGTGTCGGTCAATTTCGTTTACGTCAACTCCGAGGAGCTGACCCGGGAAAACGTGGCCGCCACGCTTTCGGGCATTGACGGCATCCTCGTTCCCGGCGGTTTCGGCTCGCGCGGGGTGGAAGGCAAGATCGCCTCCATCGAATACGCCCGCACCAAGAAGATCCCCTTCTTCGGCATCTGCCTGGGCATGCAGTGCGCGGTCATCGAATACGCCCGCAACGTGCTGGGCCTGGACGGGGCCAACTCCGAGGAGTTCGACCTGACCACGCAACATCCGGTCATCTACCTCATGCGCGAGTGGTACGACTTCCGCACCCAGACCATCGAGCACCGCGACCCGACCAGCGACAAGGGCGGCACCATGCGCCTGGGCGCCTATCCCTGCGTGGTCGCGCCGGGCACCAAGGCGGCCGCCGCCTACGGCGCGTCGGAAATCTCCGAGCGCCACCGCCACCGCTACGAGTTCAACAAGGCCTACGCCGGCAATTTCGAGGAAGCCGGCTTGGTCTTAAGCGGCCTGTCCCCGGACGGCGAACTGGTCGAGATGGTGGAGCTGCCCGACCATCCCTGGTTCCTGGGCTGCCAGTTCCATCCCGAATTCAAGAGCAGCCCCATGCGTCCGCATCCGCTGTTCCGCGAGTTCGTGGCCGCGGCCAAGCGGCACAAGGGCTAG
- a CDS encoding phosphoribosylformylglycinamidine synthase subunit PurQ: protein MPQVRTLVITGFGSNCEVESAHAARMAGSDVTDIVFFSDIVAGRTRIDAYNFLIFPGGFLDGDDLGAAQAAAVRWKHAQTAAGEPLLDQLRAFFDAGGLILGICNGFQLLVKLGLLPALGGAYFARQVSLANNDSARFEDRWVTLRANPQSPCVFTKGLSVIDLPVRHGEGKLVPMEPAVLDELMASGAVALQYADPATGAVTMDYPANPNGSPQAIAGLTDPTGRILGLMPHPEAFNHPTNHPDYTRGARPTLGTALFENAVAYLRAGA from the coding sequence ATGCCCCAGGTGCGCACCCTCGTGATCACCGGTTTCGGCTCCAACTGCGAGGTCGAATCGGCCCATGCCGCCCGCATGGCCGGGTCCGATGTTACCGACATCGTATTCTTTTCCGACATCGTGGCCGGCCGGACAAGGATCGACGCCTACAATTTTTTGATTTTTCCCGGCGGGTTTCTCGACGGCGACGACCTTGGCGCGGCCCAGGCCGCAGCCGTGCGCTGGAAACATGCCCAGACCGCCGCAGGCGAACCGCTTCTTGACCAGCTGCGCGCCTTCTTCGACGCCGGAGGCCTTATCCTCGGCATCTGCAACGGCTTTCAGCTCCTCGTCAAGCTCGGCCTTCTGCCGGCCCTGGGCGGAGCCTACTTCGCCCGCCAGGTGAGCCTGGCCAACAACGACTCGGCCCGCTTCGAGGACCGTTGGGTGACGCTGCGGGCCAACCCGCAAAGCCCGTGCGTGTTTACCAAGGGCCTTTCGGTCATCGACCTGCCCGTGCGCCACGGCGAGGGCAAGCTCGTGCCCATGGAGCCGGCCGTCCTCGACGAACTTATGGCCAGCGGCGCCGTGGCCCTGCAGTACGCCGACCCGGCCACGGGCGCGGTCACCATGGACTATCCGGCCAACCCCAACGGTTCTCCCCAGGCCATTGCCGGACTGACCGACCCCACGGGCCGCATCCTGGGGCTCATGCCCCATCCCGAGGCCTTCAACCATCCGACCAACCACCCCGATTACACCCGGGGCGCGCGACCGACCCTGGGCACGGCTCTTTTCGAAAACGCCGTGGCCTATCTGCGCGCCGGGGCCTGA
- a CDS encoding nucleoside deaminase produces the protein MALVPVRRFDAACGELPAPPPGWPDFEAVMALALAEARAAAVLGETPVGAVLLSADGELLARAGNAPITTNDPTAHAEMRVLRQAAAKVGNYRLPGTILAVTLEPCLMCLGAMIHARVGLLVYGATDPRTGVVDSRLPGPDLPFFNHHFDVVSGIMAGECGGLLRDFFREKRRGGAG, from the coding sequence ATGGCCCTGGTTCCCGTCAGACGCTTCGACGCCGCCTGTGGCGAACTGCCCGCCCCGCCGCCGGGCTGGCCGGATTTCGAGGCGGTGATGGCCCTGGCCCTGGCCGAGGCCCGGGCGGCGGCGGTTCTGGGCGAGACGCCGGTGGGCGCTGTTTTGCTCTCCGCCGACGGCGAACTGCTGGCCCGGGCCGGCAACGCGCCCATCACCACAAACGATCCCACGGCCCACGCCGAGATGCGGGTCTTGCGCCAGGCGGCGGCCAAGGTCGGCAACTACCGGCTGCCGGGCACGATCCTGGCCGTGACCCTGGAGCCGTGCCTCATGTGCCTGGGGGCCATGATCCACGCCCGTGTGGGCCTGCTCGTCTATGGCGCGACCGACCCGCGCACCGGGGTCGTCGATTCCCGGCTGCCCGGCCCGGACCTGCCCTTTTTCAACCACCACTTCGACGTCGTGTCCGGAATCATGGCCGGGGAATGCGGCGGACTGTTGCGGGATTTTTTCCGGGAAAAGCGGCGCGGTGGAGCGGGTTGA